The following DNA comes from Actinomycetota bacterium.
GCGATCCCGGCTTACGTGTCCGGCGGCAGCGGCAATGTCTTCAGCCAGCCCTCGCCAGTCGGCGGTAACTTCTGGAGCAACAACACCGGCTGCGTCGACGGCAACGGCGATCACATCTGTGACGCCGCCTTCGCGTTCACGGGCGGCAGCGACCCTGCTGCCTGGACGACCGCCAGCGGCTGGCTGGTTCCGCCCGCGCCTGATGTGACGGCGCCGACGGTAGCGAGCGTCGCCCCGGCGGGAATAATCAACACGGGTGCGACGACTGTCAACATAGGCTACTCGGACACGGAGTCCGGCGTTAAGCTCTCATCGGTAGTAGTGAATCTGGATGGCGCCCCGCTTTCGGGTTGCACGGTAACGACAACCAGTGCCAGCTGTCCCGTTTCAGGCCTCTCCGTCGCAGCACACACGATCAGCGGTTCGGTCTCCGATAACGCCAACAACGTCGCGCCGATCAGCGGCGGCTTCACCGTCGCCGATAACACGGCGCCGGCTGTGACCAACGTCCAGCCGAGTGGGGCGATCAACTCGACCTCCACCACAGTGAGCGCCAGTTATTCTGACGATCTCTCCGGAATCAATGTCGCAACGGCAGCCGTCCAGGTGGACGGCGCTGCTGTTTCAGGTTGCACTGTTACCGCAACCGGCATCAGCTGCACCAAGGCCGGCCTGGCGGAAGGCAGCCACACGATCGCGGTCTCGGTCGCGGATGTTTCCGGAAACACCGGTTCGGGTTCAGGCTCGTTCGTCGTCGATGTGACGGCGCCGGCTGTAAGCGGAATCCTGCCGAGCGGAACCATCACGACTTCGAGCACCACCATCAGCGCCGGCCTCTCCGACCTTGGCTCCGGAGTCAACACCGCCACCGCGGCAGTTACTCTCGACGGCGCCGCGGTACCGGGTTGCTCCGCCAGCGCCACCAGCGTCAGCTGCAATGTGTCCGCACTGGCTTCCGGTGTTCACAATATAGGCGTGAGCGTCAATGACGCCGCCGGCAACACCGGCAGCGGCAGCGGATCGTTCACCGTGGTCGCCCCCGATACCACTCCACCGACGGTCAGCAACATCACTCCGTCCGGCTGGATCAACATCACCAACCCGACCATCAACGCGGACCTCGCCGATCTCGGCGGCTCCGGCGTCAATGCTGCTTCGGCGGCAATCAAGCTCGATGGCAGCGCCACGGCCCTTACCGGCTGCACCGCCACCGCTACTCATATAAGCTGTCCGACTGCCGGCCTGGCCGCGGGTGGACACTCAATAGCAGTAAGCGTCTCCGACGGCGCCGGCAACAGCGGTTCCGGCTCAGCTTCCTTCTCCATGGATACAACAGCGCCGACAGTAAGCGCCGTCGCACCTGCGGGAACCATCTACGTCAACGCGACCTCCCTTAGCGCCAACTTCTCAGACGGCGGCGCCGGTATAAATTCCGGCAGCGTGGTGGTCAGCCTCGACGGCACCACTGTTCCGGGCTGCACTGCGACTGCGGGCAACGTCAACTGCCCGGTCTCCGGGATCGCTGACGGGCTGCACGCGATCAGCGTCACCGTCAACGACAACGCCGGCAACACCGGCAGCGGCAGCGGCTCATTCACCGTCAATACCACGGTCTCGCCGTCGATCACAACCAACACGAACTACATCTCCAACAACAGCACCGGCGGCAGCTGTACCGCCATCGGCGTCTGGAACCCGGCGACCCTGACCTGCACCCTGACTACCGATATCAACGTCAACTCCGGCAAGACCGGTATTGAGATCTCCAACAACGGCATCACCATAGACGGTAACGGCCACAAGATAACCAGCCTCGGCGGTTTCTCAAGCGGCGTTTCGGTAATGATCAAGAGCGGCGTCACCGTCAAGAACCTGACCGTCCAGTCCTTCAACTACGGCGTCTACCTCACCTCCGCCACGAACGCGACTGTCTATAACAACAACTTCATCGGCAATACAAATGCGGCCAGCGCCAGCGGTGGCTCCGGCAACGTGTTCGACCAGCCGATGCCGGCTGGAGGCAACTACTGGAGCAACCACAGCACCTCCGCCCAGGGCTGCGACGACCTCAATGCTGACGGCCGTTGCGACGCCCCGTATGCATTTACGGGCGGCACCGACAATAATCCCTGGACTACTGTAAACGGCTGGCTGACGCCGCCGGTTCCCGATATCACAGCGCCGACCGTGAGCAGTGTCGCTCCCTCCGGGATCATCAGCAGTTCTTCCACCACTGTCAGCGGCAGCCTGTTTGACGGTGAGTCCGGCGTGAAGACCGCTTCTGTGATCGTAACTCTGGACTCAAGCACGATGCTCGGCTGCACGGTTACCACCACCAGCTTCAGCTGTCCGGCTACGGGCCTGGCGACGGGTGCGCACACGATCGGCGGCACGGTGGCGGATAACGCCGGCAACGTTGCGTCTATAAGTGGAAGCTTCACCGTGGTCGACACCACGGCGCCTGTGGTTTCAGGCCTGGCTCCGACCGGTTCGGTCAATTCGACTTCTACTACAATCACAGCCAATTTCTCGGACGACCTCTCCGGGATCAATGCAGGCACCGCCGCTGCTACTCTCGACGGCGGCGCCGTCAGCGGTTGCACAGCTACCGCGACAGGCATCAACTGCGCGGTTTCCGGACTGGCGCAGGGCAATCACAACATTACCGTGAGTGTCTCGGATAATTCCGGCAACGCCGGAAGCGCCAGCGGTTCCTTCAATGTGGACACCATCGCGCCTTCAATTACGAATATCCTGCCGACGGGCACCATGACCACCAGCTCGGCCACTGTCAGCGCCGATTATGCTGACCTGGGTTCGGGCATCGATGCCGCCTCGGCTTCCATCCATCTCGACGGTTCCCTGCTGCCGATGACCGGCTGCACGGTCAACGCCGTTCACATCAGCTGCCCGGCGACGGCACTGGCCAGCGGCACGCACACGATTTCCGTGAGCGTCTCCGATGTCGCCGGTAATGCGGCTACCGCAACCGGCTCATTCGATTCGGTGGCTCCAGATACGACACCGCCGACCGCCAGTAACGTAACGCCGTCCGGCTGGATCAATATCACCAATCCGACCATCAACGCCGACCTCGCCGATCTCGGCGGTTCCGGCGTCAACGCGGCGACCGCGACGATCAGCCTTGACGGCGGCGTCGCCCTTAGCGGCTGCACCGCCAGCGCTACCCTTATCAGCTGCCCGACCTCCGGCCTTTCCGTGGCGACCCATTCGATCTCAGTGCGGGTCTCCGACAACGCCGGCAATGTCGGCTCAGGTGCAGGTTCCTTCTCTATCGATGCAGTCAATCCGACCGTCAGCAGCCTGGCGCCCGTGGGCACGCAGAACATCAACGCGCTAACCCTGAGCGCCAACTACTCTGACGCTTCCGCCGGCATCAATGCCTCCAGCGCGGTTGTCACTCTCGACGGCACCGCCGTCACCGGTTGCTCCGCCGGGCCGGCTGCTGTCAGCTGCTCTGTGACAGGCCTGACCAACGCCTCTCATACGATGGTTGTCAGCGTGGCCGACAATGCCGGCAATATCGGCACGGCTTCCAACACCTTCGTTGTCGATACCACGGTATCGCCGACGGTCACGACCAACACCAATACCATCAGCAATAACGCCACAGGCGGCGCCTGCACCACGATCGGTACGTGGAACCCGGCGACTCTCACCTGTACGCTTAACACCGATATCAACGTCAACTCAGGCAAGAACGGCATTGTCGTCTCCAACGACGGCATCACCATCGACGGCGCCGGCCACAAGCTCACCAGCCTCGGCGGCTTCGCTTCCGGTGTCTCGCTGTCCATCAGGAACAACATCACCATCAAGAACCTGACCATCAGGCAGTTCAACTACGGTGTCTACCTGCTGGCTTCAAGCAACAACAAGATCTATAACAACAGCTTCATCAGCAACACGACGCAGGCGTATGTCAGCGGCGGTTCGGGCAATGCGTTCAGCCAGCCAGTCCCGGTCGCCGGTAACTTCTGGAGCAATTTCAGCTCTCCGGCCCAGGGTTGTACCGACGCCAACGCTGACGGCTATTGCGATGCCGCCTATACCTTCACGGGCGGCAGCGATGCCAAGCCCTGGACGTATGTCGATGCATGGCGTTCCGGCGACACGACGGCGCCGACAATTTCCAGTGTTGTTCCTTCCGGAACGATCAACACCGGCGCGGCTACCATCGGAGCAAGCTATTCCGATAGCGGCTCCGGAATAAATCAGGGCTCAGTGAGCCTCTCGCTGGATGGAACCGCCCTGACCGGATGCACAGTGACCGGCACCGACATCAGTTGTCCGCGGACCGGACTGTCCCTCGGCGCTCACTCCATCAGTGGATCTGTTGCGGATGCGGCCGGCAACGTGGCCCCGATAAGCGGCAGCTTCAACATCGTTGACAACACCGCGCCGGCAGTCACCGGCATCCTGCCGGCCGGCTCGATAACCGGCACGTCAACGACGATCAGTGCGACGATGTCGGATGATCTGTCCGGCGTGAACAGCGCCACGGCTGCCGTATATCTCGATACCGTCAGGGTGACCGGCTGTGCTATCACAGCTTCAAGCGTCAGCTGTCCGGTCAGCGGTCTCGGCAATGGTGTGCATAACATCACCATCAATGTCGACGACGTCTCCGGAAATCACGGAACCGGCAGCGGTTCGTTCACGGTAAACAATGACATCATTCCGCCGAGCGTCACCAACATTCAGCCCAGCGGCTGGATCGGCGTCGACAGCGCCACGATCGGCGCCAGCTACAGTGATACCAGCGGCATCAATACATCCAGTGTGGTCGTGACGCTCGACGGCACGATCGTGACCGGATGCACCGTGAACTCCTCGAGTGTCAGCTGCCTTGCCAGCGGCCTCGCCGTCGGTAGCCATTCGATCACGGTGAACGTGTCCGACATGGCCGGCAATCCCGGCACTGGCAACGGCTCCTTCTCAATCGACAAAACCGGCCCGGCGATCTCGAACATGCAGCCCGCCAGTGCCGTTAATTCACAGTACCTGACCCTCAGCGCCGACATCAGCGACGCGGGCTCGGGAGTCAATTCAGCGACCGCCGCCGTTTATCTCGACAGCGTCAAGGTAACCGGCTGTACTACGAACGCTTCCGGCATCTCCTGCGCCAACGTGGCCGCGGCCGCCGGCAGCCATTCGATGATGGTCATGGTCGATGACAACGTCGGCAATCACGGCTCGAACACGGCGACCATCACGGTCGACCGCACGACCCCGGTTGTCAGCGGCATTTCGCCTTCCGGCTCCATCACCAGCGCGTCGCCGATTATCAGCGCCAACTACTCGGACGTCGGCAGCGGTATCAATACCGCGGCTGTTTCCGTTTCGCTCGATGGTGGAACCCTGACGGGCTGCGTAACTGGCCCCAATAATGTCAGTTGCCCGGTTACGGCTCTTGCTCAGGGAAGCCACAGCGTTGCCGTGAGCATTCAGGATATCGCTGGAAACAGCGCGACTGGAGCCAGCACCTTCTCAATCGATTCGATTGCCCCGGCTGTGTCCAACGTTCAGCCCAGCGGCTGGCAGAACAGCACCTCGGCAACACTGAGCGCCTATCTCTCTGATTCCGGTTCGGGAATAAACAGCGCGACCGCTGCTGTATATCTCGACGGTGTTACTGTCGCCGGTTGCACGGCTTCGTCCACATCCGTCAGCTGCCCGGCCACGCTACTG
Coding sequences within:
- a CDS encoding Ig-like domain-containing protein encodes the protein MKAKQHVYNDAIKAFLSLSVLVLVAILLNLAFAQNAKAATAKVISNNATGGDCATVGTWDPASLTCTLTSDINAAGMNGITISSDGVTLDGNGHAVNGSGGFTNGVQLSVRNNVTVKNLTVSNFNYGFYLTVSKNSKIFNNNVLGNAIPAYVSGGSGNVFSQPSPVGGNFWSNNTGCVDGNGDHICDAAFAFTGGSDPAAWTTASGWLVPPAPDVTAPTVASVAPAGIINTGATTVNIGYSDTESGVKLSSVVVNLDGAPLSGCTVTTTSASCPVSGLSVAAHTISGSVSDNANNVAPISGGFTVADNTAPAVTNVQPSGAINSTSTTVSASYSDDLSGINVATAAVQVDGAAVSGCTVTATGISCTKAGLAEGSHTIAVSVADVSGNTGSGSGSFVVDVTAPAVSGILPSGTITTSSTTISAGLSDLGSGVNTATAAVTLDGAAVPGCSASATSVSCNVSALASGVHNIGVSVNDAAGNTGSGSGSFTVVAPDTTPPTVSNITPSGWINITNPTINADLADLGGSGVNAASAAIKLDGSATALTGCTATATHISCPTAGLAAGGHSIAVSVSDGAGNSGSGSASFSMDTTAPTVSAVAPAGTIYVNATSLSANFSDGGAGINSGSVVVSLDGTTVPGCTATAGNVNCPVSGIADGLHAISVTVNDNAGNTGSGSGSFTVNTTVSPSITTNTNYISNNSTGGSCTAIGVWNPATLTCTLTTDINVNSGKTGIEISNNGITIDGNGHKITSLGGFSSGVSVMIKSGVTVKNLTVQSFNYGVYLTSATNATVYNNNFIGNTNAASASGGSGNVFDQPMPAGGNYWSNHSTSAQGCDDLNADGRCDAPYAFTGGTDNNPWTTVNGWLTPPVPDITAPTVSSVAPSGIISSSSTTVSGSLFDGESGVKTASVIVTLDSSTMLGCTVTTTSFSCPATGLATGAHTIGGTVADNAGNVASISGSFTVVDTTAPVVSGLAPTGSVNSTSTTITANFSDDLSGINAGTAAATLDGGAVSGCTATATGINCAVSGLAQGNHNITVSVSDNSGNAGSASGSFNVDTIAPSITNILPTGTMTTSSATVSADYADLGSGIDAASASIHLDGSLLPMTGCTVNAVHISCPATALASGTHTISVSVSDVAGNAATATGSFDSVAPDTTPPTASNVTPSGWINITNPTINADLADLGGSGVNAATATISLDGGVALSGCTASATLISCPTSGLSVATHSISVRVSDNAGNVGSGAGSFSIDAVNPTVSSLAPVGTQNINALTLSANYSDASAGINASSAVVTLDGTAVTGCSAGPAAVSCSVTGLTNASHTMVVSVADNAGNIGTASNTFVVDTTVSPTVTTNTNTISNNATGGACTTIGTWNPATLTCTLNTDINVNSGKNGIVVSNDGITIDGAGHKLTSLGGFASGVSLSIRNNITIKNLTIRQFNYGVYLLASSNNKIYNNSFISNTTQAYVSGGSGNAFSQPVPVAGNFWSNFSSPAQGCTDANADGYCDAAYTFTGGSDAKPWTYVDAWRSGDTTAPTISSVVPSGTINTGAATIGASYSDSGSGINQGSVSLSLDGTALTGCTVTGTDISCPRTGLSLGAHSISGSVADAAGNVAPISGSFNIVDNTAPAVTGILPAGSITGTSTTISATMSDDLSGVNSATAAVYLDTVRVTGCAITASSVSCPVSGLGNGVHNITINVDDVSGNHGTGSGSFTVNNDIIPPSVTNIQPSGWIGVDSATIGASYSDTSGINTSSVVVTLDGTIVTGCTVNSSSVSCLASGLAVGSHSITVNVSDMAGNPGTGNGSFSIDKTGPAISNMQPASAVNSQYLTLSADISDAGSGVNSATAAVYLDSVKVTGCTTNASGISCANVAAAAGSHSMMVMVDDNVGNHGSNTATITVDRTTPVVSGISPSGSITSASPIISANYSDVGSGINTAAVSVSLDGGTLTGCVTGPNNVSCPVTALAQGSHSVAVSIQDIAGNSATGASTFSIDSIAPAVSNVQPSGWQNSTSATLSAYLSDSGSGINSATAAVYLDGVTVAGCTASSTSVSCPATLLAQGSHSILVKIKDNAGNIGSASGTFSVDTIAPVVSGITPTGTITSASATVYAYMQDAGSGLNGSTAAVMLDGTALTGCAVGANSVSCSVTGLANGAHTVSVSVQDNVGNTGTGTGSFSVNAAGGTPPAVTNLLPAGTINTTSATVSADYSSTGSAIDSATAQVYMDSGLLSGCTATATHIDCPVTGLAQGHHTFTASVKNTLGTQGSASGAFDVDSIAPAVTGITPAGTISTASTTVYANYSDATSGINTATVAVNIDATTLTGCTVAAGSVSCPATGLAQGAHTITVNVSDNAGNAGAGTGSFTVDSIAPAVTGLAPTGTVANAAQTLTASLSDTGSGIAAASVYVGLDGTAVTGCTTTATSVSCAVTGLAQGVHNYTVRVNDNAGNTGSASASFTVDTVAPAVTGITPTGTISTASTTVYANYSDATSGINTATVAVNIDATTLTGCTVAA